One genomic region from Phragmites australis chromosome 1, lpPhrAust1.1, whole genome shotgun sequence encodes:
- the LOC133911407 gene encoding tryptophan aminotransferase-related protein 2-like: MAAFRLGTAVEGKFQGNGGVVPSPRHLAVPKPPARNRDEATNGGTLGLAGLQPKLFPAGKPRRRTRVPLWQAAVFASVALNVALLLHHCVVNNPAASPPHHQQLHACLVQPDDANSGSGKGRAMPEEAMSKSRAPSTGKPGVTPDSVINLDHGDPTMFEAFWRETGDAAEIVIPGWQTMSYFSDVTNVCWFLEPGFDHEVRRLHRLIGNAAVDGYHVLVGTGSTQLFMAALYALSPAGADEPMSVVSTAPYYSSYPAVTDFLQSGLFRWAGDANSFKGDTYIELVCSPNNPDGSIREAVLASETGKAVHDLAYYWPQYTPVTKRADHDIMLFTVSKSTGHAGTRIGWALVKDRGIAKKMTKFIELNTIGVSKDSQLRAAKVLRAVSDGYELPEVRETHRLFDFGRRKMVERWNMLREAAAASGIFSLPEETSGYCNFTKEMASTTPAFAWLRCDREDVEDCASFLRSHKILIRSGSQFGADPRYVRVSMLDRDDAYDIFVKRLSSLK; the protein is encoded by the exons ATGGCGGCATTCCGCCTTGGCACGGCGGTGGAGGGCAAGTTCCAAGGGAACGGCGGCGTCGTGCCGTCCCCGCGCCACCTCGCCGTGCCCAAACCTCCGGCGAGAAATCGGGACGAGGCGACCAACGGCGGCACGCTTGGCCTCGCCGGGCTCCAGCCCAAGCTGTTCCCCGCGGGGAAGCCCAGGAGGCGGACGCGGGTGCCGCTTTGGCAGGCCGCTGTCTTCGCTTCCGTCGCCCTGAACGtcgcgctcctcctccaccactgcGTCGTCAACAATCCCGCGGCATCTCCTCCCCACCACCAGCAGCTTCACGCCTGCCTGGTGCAGCCTGATGATGCCAACAGTGGCAGCGGCAAGGGCAGGGCGATGCCGGAGGAGGCCATGTCCAAGAGCAGGGCGCCGTCGACTGGGAAGCCGGGGGTGACGCCGGACTCGGTGATCAACCTCGACCA CGGGGACCCGACCATGTTTGAGGCCTTCTGGCGGGAGACGGGGGACGCCGCAGAGATCGTCATCCCGGGGTGGCAGACGATGAGCTACTTCTCCGACGTGACCAACGTCTGCTGGTTCCTCGAGCCGGGCTTCGACCACGAGGtgcgccgcctccaccgcctgaTCGGCAACGCCGCGGTGGACGGGTACCACGTCCTGGTCGGCACCGGCTCAACCCAGCTCTTCATGGCGGCGCTGTACGCGCTGTCGCCCGCGGGCGCCGACGAGCCGATGAGCGTGGTGTCCACAGCGCCATATTACTCG TCGTATCCTGCCGTCACGGATTTTCTTCAGTCGGGGCTCTTCCGCTGGGCCGGGGACGCCAACTCGTTCAAGGGGGACACCTACATTGAGCTTGTATGCTCCCCGAACAATCCTGATGGTTCCATCCGTGAAGCTGTTCTGGCTTCCGAGACCGGCAAAGCAGTCCATGACTTGGCGTACTACTGGCCTCAGTACACGCCGGTTACTAAGCGGGCAGACCACGACATTATGCTCTTCACGGTGTCAAAGAGCACAGGACATGCCGGGACGAGGATCGG GTGGGCGTTGGTGAAGGACCGTGGCATCGCTAAGAAGATGACTAAGTTCATCGAGCTCAACACCATCGGggtctccaaggactcacagctGCGTGCTGCCAAGGTCCTCAGGGCGGTCTCTGACGGCTATGAGCTCCCAGAGGTGAGGGAAACCCACCGTCTGTTCGACTTTGGACGGCGCAAGATGGTGGAACGCTGGAACATGCTGCGTGAAGCTGCTGCCGCCTCGGGCATCTTCAGCCTGCCAGAGGAGACTTCAGGCTACTGCAACTTCACCAAGGAAATGGCATCCACTACCCCTG CGTTCGCATGGCTGCGCTGCGACAGGGAAGACGTGGAGGACTGCGCGAGCTTCCTGCGCAGCCACAAGATACTGATCCGGAGCGGTAGCCAGTTCGGAGCTGATCCGAGGTACGTCCGGGTCAGCATGCTCGACAGGGACGACGCCTACGACATCTTCGTGAAGCGCCTCTCCTCCCtgaagtga